One window of Etheostoma spectabile isolate EspeVRDwgs_2016 chromosome 6, UIUC_Espe_1.0, whole genome shotgun sequence genomic DNA carries:
- the ltap1 gene encoding protein C1orf43 homolog isoform X2, producing the protein MRFAVKSRRGPHVPLGHNAPKELRQEIEAKLCQVQKIHFEPRLLSPDDDRLKHKGQSGSHDYLYRMRALDAIRDTDLPFRELGGTSTAVTGKRLRTWLLNLRNSHCVFRDSLSSLIDKVLDGYNKARHGAEAFGEAEFFKYQEALTELASVVKSHSSSSSTPSQYHQSAAKDLTSTTEPASSSSSPTQTTYLTSSMHQRSKRPGHFLELKNFKDNYNTLDSSF; encoded by the exons ATGCGCTTTGCCGTGAAGTCTCGGAGAGGACCACATGTTCCCCTTGGCCACAATGCTCCTAAG GAGCTGAGACAAGAAATTGAAGCCAAACTGTGCCAGGTCCAGAAAATCCACTTTGAGCCTCGTCTGCTCTCCCCAGATGATGACCGGCTAAAACACAAAGGACAGTCTg GTTCCCATGACTACCTGTACAGGATGAGAGCACTGGATGCCATCAGAGACACTG ATCTTCCTTTCCGTGAACTGGGTGGCACATCCACCGCTGTGACGGGTAAAAGACTTCGGACCTGGCTTCTAAATCTACGAAACTCTCACTGCGTGTTCCGAGACAGTCTGAGCTCGCTCATCGACAAAGTGCTGGATGGGTACAACAAAGCACGTCACGGGGCTGAG GCTTTTGGGGAAGCAGAATTTTTTAAATACCAGGAAGCTCTAACCGAACTGGCGTCTGT CGTCAAGtctcacagcagcagcagcagcactccGAGCCAGTACCACCAGTCTGCAGCCAAAGACCTGACCAGCACCACGGAGCCTgcaagctcctcctcctcccccacccAAACCACCTACCTCACATCTTCAATGCACCAGCGTAGCAAGCGGCCTGGACACTTCCTGGAGCTGAAGAACTTCAAAGACAACTACAACACTCTGGACAGCTCCTTCTGA
- the ltap1 gene encoding protein C1orf43 homolog isoform X1 — protein sequence MRSDSLLSSVNVVLVMAFGSLVFVLLFIFVKRQIMRFAVKSRRGPHVPLGHNAPKELRQEIEAKLCQVQKIHFEPRLLSPDDDRLKHKGQSGSHDYLYRMRALDAIRDTDLPFRELGGTSTAVTGKRLRTWLLNLRNSHCVFRDSLSSLIDKVLDGYNKARHGAEAFGEAEFFKYQEALTELASVVKSHSSSSSTPSQYHQSAAKDLTSTTEPASSSSSPTQTTYLTSSMHQRSKRPGHFLELKNFKDNYNTLDSSF from the exons ATGCGGAGTGATTCTCTTCTCTCGAGCGTTAACGTGGTGCTTGTAATGGCCTTCGGTAGTCTG gtgtttgttttgttgttcatcTTTGTCAAAAGACAAATTATGCGCTTTGCCGTGAAGTCTCGGAGAGGACCACATGTTCCCCTTGGCCACAATGCTCCTAAG GAGCTGAGACAAGAAATTGAAGCCAAACTGTGCCAGGTCCAGAAAATCCACTTTGAGCCTCGTCTGCTCTCCCCAGATGATGACCGGCTAAAACACAAAGGACAGTCTg GTTCCCATGACTACCTGTACAGGATGAGAGCACTGGATGCCATCAGAGACACTG ATCTTCCTTTCCGTGAACTGGGTGGCACATCCACCGCTGTGACGGGTAAAAGACTTCGGACCTGGCTTCTAAATCTACGAAACTCTCACTGCGTGTTCCGAGACAGTCTGAGCTCGCTCATCGACAAAGTGCTGGATGGGTACAACAAAGCACGTCACGGGGCTGAG GCTTTTGGGGAAGCAGAATTTTTTAAATACCAGGAAGCTCTAACCGAACTGGCGTCTGT CGTCAAGtctcacagcagcagcagcagcactccGAGCCAGTACCACCAGTCTGCAGCCAAAGACCTGACCAGCACCACGGAGCCTgcaagctcctcctcctcccccacccAAACCACCTACCTCACATCTTCAATGCACCAGCGTAGCAAGCGGCCTGGACACTTCCTGGAGCTGAAGAACTTCAAAGACAACTACAACACTCTGGACAGCTCCTTCTGA